In the genome of Candidatus Methylomirabilota bacterium, the window GTGATCTTGATCGGCTGACCGGTGGTGAGCTGGCCGTAGAGCGCCGCCGCGGAGATGCCGATCCCCTGCTGGCCCCGGCTCATCCGGAGCCGGTGGAACTTGGAGCCGTAGAGGAGCTTGGCGCAGATGGGCGGGATCTGCTGGCGGACGATGCCGGGCCCGTTGTCGATGACGGTGACGCGGAAGCGCGTGGCCTGGCTGGCCGGCGGCGCGGGCTCGCCGTTGCCGACGACCTCCAGCTTGATGACCACATCCGGAAGGATCCCGGCCTCCTCGCACGCGTCAAGGGCATTGTCGACCGCCTCCTTCACGCAGGTGAGCAGCGCCTTGCGCGGGTTGTCGAAGCCCAGGAGATGGCGGTTCTTGGTGAAGAACTCGGAGACGGAGATCTCCCGCTGACGGGCTCCCATCTCGACCGCGGACGCCGCGGGCTTCGCCGGCGGGGCGGGAGGATCCGTCTTGGACGAGTTGAGGGTCTGGCCAGGCGGTCGCATGGACCCCTCAATACAAGCAAAGTCCCATGCCGGGACCAAGTTTTCCCTGCGGGGTTGTCACGGGCCCGATCGCCAGCCCTCCCGCCA includes:
- a CDS encoding ATP-binding protein — its product is MGARQREISVSEFFTKNRHLLGFDNPRKALLTCVKEAVDNALDACEEAGILPDVVIKLEVVGNGEPAPPASQATRFRVTVIDNGPGIVRQQIPPICAKLLYGSKFHRLRMSRGQQGIGISAAALYGQLTTGQPIKIT